In a single window of the Dysgonomonas mossii genome:
- a CDS encoding UxaA family hydrolase yields MMSKFIKINPADNVIVAIDTISAGQKLSIDNISFTVLEDVPTGHKIALQNFTIGDNIVKYGFPIGHAFKDIKQGALVNEKNIRTNLDGVLEYNYEPQDVCAESVNEILTFKGYPRKNGTVGIRNEIWVIPTVGCVNGIIKELVNDLKTETGCKGIDAIVAYPHNYGCSQLGDDHENTRKILRNMVLHPNAGAVLVVGLGCENNQPDAFREMLGEYDTDRVKFLVTQKVNDEHEEGLKILRELYNLTSEDRRVDVPLSELKIGLKCGGSDGFSGITANPLLGVFSDFLVAHGGTTVLTEVPEMFGAETILMGRSQNKEVFEKTVHLINDFKEYFIQNKQSIYENPSPGNKAGGISTLEEKSLGCTQKSGTSIVKDVLMYGDLLKKSGLNLLSAPGNDLVASTALAASGCHIILFTTGRGTPFGTFVPTMKISTNSNLYKHKRNWIDFDAGTLLEGETMRDLSKRFIEYVIKVSNGELVNNEKKDYREIAIFKTGVTL; encoded by the coding sequence TTGATGAGTAAATTTATAAAGATCAATCCTGCCGACAATGTTATTGTTGCTATAGATACAATATCAGCAGGTCAGAAGTTATCGATAGATAATATATCGTTTACAGTACTCGAAGATGTCCCTACAGGACATAAGATAGCCTTACAGAATTTTACAATTGGAGATAATATTGTCAAATATGGTTTTCCTATTGGTCATGCATTTAAAGATATCAAACAAGGTGCACTTGTCAATGAGAAGAATATAAGAACTAATCTTGATGGTGTTTTAGAGTATAATTATGAACCTCAGGATGTTTGTGCTGAATCTGTAAATGAGATCCTTACATTTAAGGGTTACCCTCGTAAGAATGGAACCGTTGGTATCCGCAATGAGATATGGGTTATTCCTACTGTAGGATGTGTAAACGGGATCATAAAAGAATTGGTCAATGATTTGAAAACTGAAACCGGATGCAAAGGAATAGATGCAATTGTAGCCTATCCGCATAACTACGGTTGCTCTCAGCTTGGCGACGATCATGAGAATACACGTAAGATACTTCGCAATATGGTTTTACATCCTAATGCCGGAGCTGTTCTTGTAGTAGGGTTAGGGTGCGAAAATAATCAGCCTGATGCTTTTCGCGAGATGCTTGGCGAATACGATACGGATCGTGTCAAATTTCTTGTTACTCAGAAAGTAAATGATGAGCATGAAGAAGGTCTGAAAATTCTGCGCGAACTTTACAATTTGACTTCAGAAGACCGTCGAGTTGATGTTCCTTTAAGTGAATTGAAAATAGGGTTGAAGTGTGGTGGATCTGACGGATTTTCTGGAATAACGGCGAATCCATTATTAGGTGTATTTTCAGACTTTCTTGTTGCACACGGAGGGACAACAGTCCTGACTGAAGTTCCTGAAATGTTCGGTGCTGAAACGATACTAATGGGACGTAGCCAGAATAAAGAGGTTTTTGAGAAGACTGTTCATCTGATAAACGATTTCAAAGAATACTTTATACAGAATAAGCAATCAATATACGAAAACCCTTCACCTGGAAATAAGGCTGGAGGTATATCCACCTTAGAAGAAAAATCACTCGGGTGTACACAGAAATCAGGTACGTCAATAGTAAAAGATGTTTTGATGTATGGAGATCTCCTTAAAAAGAGTGGATTAAATCTATTAAGTGCACCCGGTAACGATCTTGTTGCAAGTACAGCTCTGGCAGCATCGGGTTGTCATATAATATTGTTTACAACAGGCAGGGGAACACCTTTTGGCACATTTGTCCCAACTATGAAAATATCTACTAATAGTAATTTGTATAAACATAAACGAAATTGGATAGATTTCGATGCCGGAACATTGCTCGAAGGCGAAACGATGAGAGATCTAAGTAAACGTTTTATCGAATATGTAATAAAGGTGTCCAATGGAGAGCTTGTAAATAATGAAAAAAAAGATTACAGAGAAATTGCAATATTTAAGACAGGAGTTACTCTTTAG
- a CDS encoding LacI family DNA-binding transcriptional regulator — MQKIRPISLKDLAKELGVSISTVSRALKNSPEVGKEITDKVKALARKRNYRPNPFAMSLLKNSPRIIGIIVPDIVTHYYSSIISGINDIARKNGYSTIITSSYEQYEQEKQCLEDLINIRVEGIIACLSQETTDYSHFDVLLEQNVPLVFFDRICLKEKFSSVITDNVESAQRATNHFFETGSKRVAFIGGANHLEIVKQRKHGYLQALRENKIPIEKELVFCKKISYETGYEGTRILLALTNPPDAILGMTDSLTFGAMKAIREWGLRIPEDIALIGYTDEMHSNYVDPPLTAMTHQTYKMGGTACKLLLRQIKGSNKVQQIIIPCILSIRQSSVKNISG, encoded by the coding sequence ATGCAAAAGATAAGACCTATTTCTTTAAAAGATTTGGCTAAGGAATTGGGAGTATCAATCTCTACAGTATCTCGAGCTCTAAAAAATAGTCCCGAAGTGGGTAAGGAAATTACAGATAAGGTAAAAGCTTTAGCCCGAAAACGAAATTATCGTCCTAATCCCTTTGCTATGAGTTTGCTAAAAAACTCACCGAGAATAATTGGCATAATAGTTCCCGATATAGTCACCCATTATTATTCGTCTATTATTAGTGGGATCAATGATATTGCACGAAAAAATGGTTATTCGACAATTATTACATCTTCATATGAGCAATATGAACAGGAAAAGCAATGTCTCGAAGATTTGATTAACATCAGGGTCGAGGGCATAATTGCGTGTCTTTCACAGGAAACAACAGATTACTCTCATTTTGATGTTTTACTTGAGCAAAATGTACCTTTAGTTTTTTTTGACCGGATTTGTCTCAAAGAAAAATTCTCTTCTGTTATAACTGACAATGTCGAATCTGCACAAAGGGCTACAAACCATTTTTTTGAAACGGGTTCAAAGAGAGTCGCTTTTATAGGAGGAGCAAACCACCTTGAAATAGTTAAACAACGAAAACATGGATATCTTCAGGCTTTACGAGAAAATAAGATACCAATAGAAAAAGAACTCGTATTTTGTAAAAAAATAAGTTATGAAACAGGTTATGAAGGGACTCGCATATTATTGGCATTAACTAATCCTCCTGATGCAATTCTAGGTATGACAGACAGCTTGACTTTTGGAGCGATGAAAGCTATTAGGGAATGGGGACTAAGAATACCTGAGGACATTGCTCTAATCGGGTATACAGACGAGATGCATTCCAACTACGTAGATCCTCCTTTAACGGCTATGACTCATCAAACGTATAAAATGGGAGGAACAGCATGCAAATTGCTCCTTAGACAAATTAAAGGGAGTAATAAAGTTCAACAGATTATTATTCCTTGCATTTTGTCAATCAGGCAATCTTCTGTAAAAAACATATCAGGTTAA
- a CDS encoding glycosyl hydrolase 115 family protein has translation MSNRANILFLFTVFFVFETINAQIIDIDEAYSLPQYIQNERSENSFEIVANGKSAKIYVDPDDWKGVIIATNNLSNDIYKVSGTSSLVAARTSFEKGSILIGTIGKSRIIDQLIAEKKIDVSGIRGKWESFLIATVDGNLVVAGSDKRGTIFGIYDISEKIGVSPWYWWADAPIRKNSKLYVKAGRYVQLSPKVKYRGIFINDEEPSFGGWARSNFGGINSKMYVHMFELLLRLKANYLWPAMWGKSFNEDDPMNPVLADEYGIVMGTSHHEPMMRSHKEYTSRKDEVGPWDYSTNKEKLDKFFLEGIKRNKEYDNLVTIGMRGDGDVAMSEGGDEENMKILHRVIDGQREILTNVYGKHPSEIPQTWAIFTEVQRYYDAGFSVPDDVLLMFCDNNWGYIRRIAPPHERGKAGGCGLYYHIDMNGGPWNDRWINTTTIPKLREQFNLAYKSGLDALWVVNVGDLKPKELPIDFIMRYAWNPDAIPADKVQDYTVNWAENIFGKEYAEDIADIVSKYAKYNLWRKPEVQATTIFSHVNYHEADRVLKLWHDIVAKAEAIQQKIPAEAQDAYYQLVLYPTKASAGVAEIYLAAGKNNLYSRQGRTSANDYAARARELFKIDEELSDYYNEKIANGKWKDMMLDKHIGYEKWFMPRENKLPDLIEVKALGNPTMGVAVEGSEEAWSKAIGKVKLPVFDFLNDKSYYIDIFNKGVGTFDFTAKADKPWIKLSNNKGKVNKDFRLQVEIDWNLLPNGRADGIINVKQGKIIIPVEVSAVKYSMPDTKENYFGGFIGEFTIPANKYNANISGRDAEWITLPDLGRGEACMGIYPVTAPSVTPEKSPVLEYKIYLPKSGKTTVCLGILPTQDVYPQRGLRIAVALDDKTPLILDARKGLVDTFGEYNKENLAKSTVLKPLPPVNRDLALISHNKHFRNEIFDNIRWLDVEFDVDEPGIHTLKVFMVDAEVVLEKIIVNPDNQYPSYFGAIPKSF, from the coding sequence ATGTCAAACAGGGCAAACATACTTTTTCTTTTTACTGTATTTTTTGTTTTCGAAACGATTAATGCTCAAATTATAGATATAGATGAAGCATATTCTTTACCGCAATATATACAGAATGAAAGGTCTGAAAATAGCTTCGAAATTGTAGCAAATGGTAAATCTGCTAAAATATATGTTGATCCTGATGATTGGAAAGGAGTAATAATTGCCACAAATAATCTGAGTAACGATATATACAAGGTTTCAGGAACTTCATCACTGGTTGCTGCACGAACCAGCTTTGAAAAAGGATCTATTCTGATAGGAACCATAGGTAAAAGTCGGATTATTGACCAACTAATTGCAGAAAAAAAAATAGACGTATCTGGTATACGCGGTAAGTGGGAATCATTTTTGATAGCAACAGTCGATGGCAATCTTGTTGTAGCAGGAAGTGATAAAAGAGGTACCATCTTTGGCATTTACGATATATCAGAAAAAATAGGAGTATCTCCTTGGTATTGGTGGGCAGATGCACCGATAAGAAAGAACTCTAAACTTTATGTTAAAGCCGGAAGATATGTACAACTTTCTCCAAAAGTAAAATACCGAGGTATATTTATTAACGACGAAGAACCTTCATTCGGAGGTTGGGCACGTAGTAATTTTGGAGGGATAAATTCCAAAATGTATGTTCATATGTTTGAATTATTGCTTCGTCTCAAAGCAAATTATCTATGGCCGGCAATGTGGGGAAAGTCATTTAATGAAGACGACCCGATGAATCCTGTTTTGGCTGATGAATACGGTATTGTAATGGGGACTTCGCACCATGAACCAATGATGCGTTCACACAAAGAATATACATCGCGAAAAGATGAAGTTGGTCCTTGGGATTATTCTACAAATAAAGAGAAATTAGATAAGTTCTTTCTTGAGGGAATTAAGAGGAATAAAGAATATGACAATCTAGTGACAATCGGAATGCGTGGTGATGGAGATGTCGCTATGAGTGAAGGAGGGGACGAAGAAAATATGAAGATATTACACCGTGTTATTGACGGTCAGAGAGAAATACTTACTAATGTTTATGGAAAGCACCCTTCCGAGATTCCACAAACATGGGCTATATTTACTGAAGTACAACGCTACTATGATGCAGGTTTCTCTGTTCCCGATGATGTACTGCTCATGTTCTGTGACAATAATTGGGGATATATTCGTCGTATTGCACCTCCTCACGAGAGAGGTAAAGCCGGAGGATGCGGTCTTTATTATCACATCGACATGAATGGTGGACCATGGAATGATCGCTGGATAAATACCACTACTATACCCAAGTTAAGAGAGCAATTTAACCTTGCATATAAAAGCGGTCTCGATGCACTTTGGGTAGTAAATGTAGGGGATCTTAAACCTAAAGAGCTTCCAATTGACTTTATAATGCGTTATGCATGGAACCCTGATGCTATACCGGCAGATAAAGTGCAAGATTATACAGTCAACTGGGCTGAAAATATTTTTGGAAAAGAATATGCAGAAGATATTGCAGATATTGTTTCCAAATATGCAAAATATAACCTTTGGCGAAAACCCGAAGTTCAGGCAACGACTATCTTTAGTCATGTAAATTATCATGAAGCAGACAGAGTACTGAAGCTATGGCACGATATTGTAGCCAAAGCGGAAGCAATACAACAAAAAATACCTGCGGAAGCGCAAGACGCCTATTATCAGCTTGTACTATACCCGACTAAAGCATCCGCTGGAGTCGCTGAAATATATTTAGCAGCAGGTAAAAACAATCTCTATTCCAGACAAGGACGCACTAGCGCAAATGATTATGCAGCAAGAGCACGGGAGTTATTTAAAATCGACGAAGAACTTAGTGATTATTATAATGAAAAGATAGCCAATGGTAAATGGAAGGATATGATGTTGGACAAACATATTGGCTATGAGAAATGGTTCATGCCTAGAGAAAATAAACTGCCCGATCTCATAGAAGTAAAAGCACTGGGAAATCCGACAATGGGGGTTGCAGTAGAAGGATCAGAAGAAGCATGGTCGAAAGCAATAGGGAAAGTAAAGTTGCCTGTGTTTGATTTCTTAAATGACAAATCTTATTATATCGATATATTTAACAAAGGAGTCGGGACTTTCGATTTTACGGCCAAAGCGGATAAACCTTGGATTAAATTAAGCAATAATAAAGGTAAAGTCAATAAAGACTTTCGTTTACAAGTTGAAATTGATTGGAATTTATTACCTAATGGAAGAGCAGACGGTATTATAAATGTAAAACAAGGTAAGATAATTATACCTGTCGAGGTGAGTGCTGTAAAATATTCAATGCCGGATACTAAAGAGAATTATTTTGGTGGGTTCATTGGCGAATTTACTATTCCTGCCAATAAATATAATGCTAATATATCAGGACGTGATGCAGAATGGATAACATTACCAGATTTGGGAAGAGGAGAGGCATGTATGGGAATTTATCCGGTAACAGCACCAAGTGTAACTCCAGAGAAATCACCTGTGTTGGAATATAAAATATATCTTCCAAAATCGGGGAAAACAACAGTTTGCCTTGGTATCTTACCCACACAAGATGTTTATCCACAAAGGGGGCTGAGGATTGCTGTTGCCTTAGATGATAAGACTCCTCTGATTCTTGATGCTCGTAAAGGGCTTGTCGATACATTCGGAGAATACAATAAAGAAAACTTGGCAAAATCTACTGTATTGAAACCATTGCCTCCAGTGAACCGTGATTTAGCATTAATATCTCATAACAAACATTTCAGAAATGAAATTTTTGATAATATCCGCTGGTTGGATGTCGAGTTTGATGTTGATGAACCAGGCATCCATACGTTGAAAGTGTTTATGGTGGATGCGGAGGTCGTTCTTGAAAAGATTATCGTAAATCCCGATAACCAGTACCCTAGCTACTTTGGTGCTATACCAAAGTCGTTTTAA
- a CDS encoding zinc-binding alcohol dehydrogenase family protein, which yields MKAITILEENKLAIVEREKPILKQGEVLVKIKYVGFCGSDLNTFLGKNPMVKLPVIPGHEIGAIVEAIAEGVPENIQRGMACTVNPYTNCGYCSSCRNGRPNACQFNQTLGVQRDGAMCEYIAVPWQKVIVDKDITYKNFALVEPMSVGFHAVSRAQVTDLDIVLVIGCGMIGIGAIVRAAIRGARVVAMDMDDNKLSLAKQLGAVYTINSKTEDVHNRLQEITNNTGPDVVIEAVGVPITYQTAINEVAFTGRVVCIGYAKTEIAFHTKYFVQKEIDIRGSRNAMPEDFRAVIEYMKRGICPVDELISGIYRPEQAQQALQYWAEDPGKVFRVLIEF from the coding sequence ATGAAAGCTATTACGATATTAGAAGAGAATAAACTCGCTATTGTTGAACGGGAAAAACCAATTCTTAAACAAGGGGAAGTACTCGTCAAGATAAAATATGTAGGATTCTGCGGTTCCGATCTGAATACATTTTTGGGTAAAAACCCAATGGTCAAACTACCGGTAATACCCGGTCATGAAATAGGAGCTATTGTAGAAGCCATAGCAGAAGGCGTACCGGAGAATATACAACGGGGTATGGCGTGCACAGTAAACCCTTATACCAATTGTGGATATTGTTCCTCTTGCCGTAACGGACGGCCTAATGCTTGCCAGTTTAACCAGACATTGGGTGTTCAGCGTGACGGCGCTATGTGCGAATATATTGCTGTACCTTGGCAAAAAGTGATCGTTGATAAAGATATCACCTATAAAAATTTTGCCTTGGTAGAACCGATGAGCGTTGGTTTCCATGCCGTTTCGCGTGCACAAGTAACCGATCTGGATATTGTATTGGTTATAGGCTGTGGAATGATTGGTATTGGCGCTATTGTCCGCGCAGCAATACGTGGAGCCAGAGTCGTCGCAATGGATATGGATGATAATAAATTGAGTCTGGCAAAACAATTGGGTGCAGTTTACACTATCAATTCCAAAACAGAAGATGTACATAATCGCTTACAGGAAATAACAAATAATACCGGCCCCGATGTTGTGATTGAAGCCGTAGGTGTTCCTATTACTTATCAGACAGCAATAAACGAAGTTGCATTTACCGGACGAGTAGTTTGCATAGGTTATGCTAAAACGGAAATAGCCTTCCATACTAAATATTTTGTTCAAAAGGAAATAGACATTAGAGGGTCACGGAATGCTATGCCTGAAGATTTCCGGGCTGTAATAGAATATATGAAACGCGGAATTTGCCCTGTCGATGAACTGATTAGTGGTATATATCGACCCGAACAAGCACAGCAGGCTCTGCAATATTGGGCAGAAGATCCGGGTAAAGTGTTCAGAGTACTCATTGAGTTCTAA
- a CDS encoding amidohydrolase family protein, translating into MEYKIIDAHAHLWLKQDTEINGQKIKTLDNGKSIFMGEVRQMLPPFITDGRNTVEVFLSNMDYAQVSAAVITQEYIDGLQNTYLWEVQKKYPNRFLCCGMFDVRQPNYLIHAKELIDSGFKALKIPAQRFISSEERLYLTSEPLMEIFKLMETNDILLSIDLADGDTQVGEMKEIISEYPNLRIAIGHFAMVTRPKWQEQIKLAQNKNVMIESGGITWLFNDEFYPFKGAVKAIKEAADLVGMDKLMWGSDYPRTITAITYRMSYDFILKSKEIEEENKARFLGFNAEKFYRFKNLIDLPYIKNMSE; encoded by the coding sequence ATGGAATACAAGATAATCGATGCACATGCCCACCTTTGGCTTAAGCAAGATACGGAAATAAACGGACAGAAAATAAAAACACTCGATAATGGGAAGTCCATATTTATGGGAGAAGTGCGTCAGATGCTTCCTCCCTTTATCACTGATGGAAGAAATACAGTTGAGGTATTTCTTTCTAATATGGATTATGCACAAGTGTCCGCAGCTGTTATTACTCAAGAATATATAGATGGGCTACAAAATACTTATTTATGGGAAGTACAGAAAAAATACCCGAACCGTTTTCTTTGTTGTGGCATGTTTGATGTAAGACAGCCGAATTATTTAATACATGCAAAAGAACTAATTGATAGCGGTTTTAAAGCTTTAAAAATACCGGCACAGCGTTTTATTTCGTCCGAAGAAAGATTGTATCTCACTTCCGAACCTTTAATGGAAATATTCAAGTTGATGGAGACGAATGACATACTGTTATCCATAGACCTTGCCGATGGAGATACGCAAGTTGGAGAAATGAAAGAAATTATTTCAGAATACCCCAATCTGAGAATCGCGATCGGACATTTTGCTATGGTAACCCGACCTAAGTGGCAGGAACAAATAAAATTAGCACAAAATAAAAATGTAATGATCGAATCAGGGGGAATCACATGGCTGTTTAATGATGAATTTTACCCATTTAAAGGAGCTGTAAAAGCCATAAAGGAAGCTGCAGATCTGGTGGGAATGGATAAATTAATGTGGGGATCTGATTATCCCCGTACTATTACAGCTATTACATACCGAATGTCATATGATTTTATTTTAAAGTCAAAAGAAATAGAAGAGGAAAATAAAGCACGGTTTCTTGGATTTAATGCAGAAAAGTTTTACCGATTTAAGAACTTGATTGACCTTCCTTATATTAAAAATATGTCAGAATAG
- a CDS encoding aldo/keto reductase: protein MEYREIGKTGMKVSNLSFGASSLGGVFHQIKEEEGIRAVHTAIESGINFIDVSPYYGYLKAETVLGKALKGIDRNKYYLSTKVGRYGKDGVNHWDYSAQKATESVYESIERLNIDYIDLINVHDIEFADLDMVCNETLPALVELREKGIVKHVGITNLTLRHFKYIIDKVPEGTVESVLSFCHYCLNDDALTDYIDYFETKKIGVINASPFSMGLLTERGAPNWHPAPKPLQDLCRKAVNHCKSKGVSIEQLAIKYSVSNPRIATTLFSTTRPEAVIQNIVWVKQALDEELLHEVQTILAPRFRDTWLNS, encoded by the coding sequence GTGGAATACAGAGAAATAGGAAAGACCGGAATGAAAGTCTCCAATCTTAGCTTCGGTGCCTCATCATTGGGAGGTGTTTTTCATCAAATCAAAGAAGAAGAGGGTATAAGAGCTGTACATACAGCAATAGAAAGCGGCATCAATTTTATTGATGTTTCCCCTTATTACGGGTATCTGAAAGCTGAAACAGTGCTGGGTAAAGCATTAAAAGGCATTGACCGTAATAAATACTATCTATCGACTAAAGTAGGTCGTTATGGAAAGGACGGGGTAAACCACTGGGATTATTCAGCACAGAAGGCTACCGAAAGTGTCTATGAAAGTATTGAACGTTTGAATATCGACTATATAGACTTAATCAATGTACATGATATTGAGTTTGCCGACCTGGATATGGTATGTAATGAAACGCTTCCGGCCCTTGTCGAATTAAGAGAGAAGGGCATAGTAAAACATGTGGGTATAACCAATCTTACTCTACGACATTTTAAATATATAATTGATAAGGTTCCGGAAGGAACGGTAGAAAGTGTATTATCATTCTGCCATTATTGCCTCAATGACGATGCATTGACCGATTACATAGACTACTTCGAAACAAAAAAGATCGGAGTAATTAACGCTTCTCCGTTTTCGATGGGATTGCTAACCGAGCGGGGAGCTCCCAATTGGCATCCCGCACCAAAGCCATTGCAGGATCTGTGCAGAAAGGCTGTTAATCATTGTAAATCGAAAGGAGTCTCAATTGAACAATTGGCTATAAAATATTCAGTTAGTAATCCACGAATTGCAACTACATTGTTCAGCACGACCCGTCCGGAGGCTGTTATACAGAATATAGTATGGGTAAAACAAGCCCTAGATGAAGAATTGCTACATGAAGTGCAAACGATATTAGCACCTCGTTTCAGAGATACTTGGTTAAACAGTTAA
- a CDS encoding tagaturonate reductase → MRDLNRQTAFNRVRPERIIQFGEGNFLRAFVDWIIWNMNEKTNFDSNVVVVQPIPNGMVDTLNAQDGLYHLILKGLFNGEAIHNTQLIDVISRGINPYIQFEEYLKLAVNPDIRFVISNTTEAGISFDPDNKFEDKPANSYPGKLVQLLYHRFKKYDGAKDKGLIIFPCELIFDNGKVLRQCIDKYIKHWNLGEEFNEWVKQCCYIYSTLVDRIVPGYPRETAVQIKEQIGYNDCLLDEGEIFHLWVIEAPQSVAKEFPADNAGLNVLFVPSEEPYHERKVTLLNGPHTVLSPVGYLSGLDTVRQCVEDEVIGAYVQKVMFEELLPTLNLPKEELIRFSNDVLDRFRNPYIKHQLTGIMLNSFSKFKTRDLPGLKTYFSRKGSLPNGILLGLAAIITYYKGGKRGDDIIVIQDDPKIVDMLQRLWATGSTRQVAEGVLGAQFIWGENLNNVSGLTDKVTSYLDAIQQKKIKEVVKEIL, encoded by the coding sequence ATGCGAGACTTAAATAGGCAAACAGCTTTTAATCGGGTTCGTCCGGAACGTATTATTCAATTTGGCGAAGGTAATTTTCTTCGCGCTTTTGTGGATTGGATTATATGGAATATGAATGAAAAAACTAATTTCGATAGCAATGTCGTAGTAGTACAACCGATTCCTAATGGAATGGTGGATACCCTTAATGCTCAGGATGGCTTATATCACCTTATACTGAAAGGTTTATTCAATGGCGAAGCTATACATAACACACAATTGATAGATGTTATCAGTCGCGGGATAAATCCATATATCCAATTCGAGGAATATCTTAAGTTAGCTGTCAATCCAGATATACGCTTTGTAATATCTAATACTACAGAAGCAGGCATATCATTTGACCCCGATAATAAATTTGAAGATAAACCTGCAAATAGCTATCCAGGAAAACTCGTGCAATTACTGTATCACCGTTTCAAAAAATATGATGGGGCAAAAGATAAGGGTCTTATTATTTTCCCTTGCGAATTGATATTTGACAACGGAAAAGTATTAAGACAGTGTATCGATAAATATATCAAACATTGGAATTTGGGAGAGGAATTCAACGAATGGGTAAAACAATGTTGCTATATATATAGTACACTTGTCGATCGGATTGTCCCGGGCTATCCTCGTGAAACAGCAGTTCAGATAAAAGAACAAATTGGTTATAATGATTGTCTGCTAGATGAGGGTGAAATATTTCACCTGTGGGTGATAGAAGCACCACAAAGTGTCGCAAAAGAGTTCCCTGCCGATAACGCAGGATTGAATGTTTTGTTTGTTCCTAGTGAAGAACCATATCATGAGCGTAAAGTAACATTGCTAAATGGTCCTCATACTGTACTTTCTCCGGTCGGATATCTATCTGGATTAGATACTGTTCGCCAATGTGTAGAGGATGAAGTTATAGGTGCTTATGTTCAAAAAGTAATGTTTGAAGAATTACTTCCTACTCTTAATTTGCCAAAAGAGGAACTGATTCGGTTCTCTAACGATGTGCTCGACCGTTTTCGTAATCCTTATATAAAACATCAACTAACGGGCATTATGCTTAACTCTTTTTCTAAATTTAAAACTCGAGATCTTCCTGGGTTGAAAACATATTTTAGCCGTAAAGGTTCCTTACCAAATGGTATCCTATTAGGGCTAGCTGCAATCATCACTTACTATAAAGGGGGGAAGCGTGGAGACGATATTATTGTTATTCAAGATGACCCGAAAATTGTAGATATGCTTCAAAGACTTTGGGCAACAGGCTCAACACGTCAGGTTGCCGAGGGAGTTCTTGGTGCACAGTTTATATGGGGCGAGAACCTTAATAATGTATCGGGACTTACCGATAAAGTAACAAGTTACCTTGATGCTATACAGCAGAAAAAAATAAAAGAAGTAGTAAAGGAGATCCTTTGA